The Leguminivora glycinivorella isolate SPB_JAAS2020 chromosome 1, LegGlyc_1.1, whole genome shotgun sequence genome includes a region encoding these proteins:
- the LOC125231251 gene encoding uncharacterized protein LOC125231251 encodes MLLAVAACGIWIGAEKSTKLRPRYRDEQTLVGGTIWSQTIITLGLIISELTDDNLPKLIHGFFVVSGILLFLLTGVMLIVYELKIRSQELAIRRDINTNGSMDRVMNAMRRTSQHVMLSRTFNMSYFCIGVVCILGSNPLEEKVSLELIDSAIDTEYGYLY; translated from the exons ATGTTACTAGCGGTAGCTGCATGTGGTATTTGGATTGGAGCCGAAAAGTCAACGAAGCTGAGACCTCGGTACAGAGATGAACAAACACTAGTCGGAGGGACGATATGGAGTCAGACTATCATCACCCTAGGACTTATTATATCAGAATTAACAGATGACAATTTGCCGAAATTGATACATGGCTTTTTCGTGGTGTCTGGAatcttgttatttttattaactgGTGTAATGTTG aTTGTCTACGAATTAAAGATTCGGAGTCAAGAACTAGCAATACGTAGAGATATAAACACAAATGGCAGCATGGACCGCGTGATGAATGCGATGAGAAGAACTTCACAGCACGTTATGCTTTCGCGGACTTTTAATATGTCCTATTTTTGCATTGGAGTGGTGTGTATTCTTG GCAGTAATCCACTGGAAGAGAAAGTTAGCTTGGAGCTCATAGATTCTGCTATAGACACAGAGTATGGatacttgtactaa